The following proteins come from a genomic window of Chryseobacterium glaciei:
- the traM gene encoding conjugative transposon protein TraM → MKDNEKDKTTVRLTEVSQKGNADTEVVQGNNIQKLKKPLIFILMGIVFLGCMYLIFMPSSDGKELEQAGLNEAVPQATETGMQADKSKAYESELLDQKELEKKQSLNALSEYWNADSAASSSEMINSGTHKGSSASQHEALNSYRGIQSTLGNFYEDKGPTTQLQSEVRALKAQLAQKEEAPSNPVENQLALMEKSYQMAAKYFPTTGNVPKIDGALEKGTDKIDTAKPMRQKVSLAALYPAKRNIVSALYREPTDSAWLAELSEVKNRNFYTAGTVAQAPVAVNSIRACVHEAQTITADQAVRIRLLDAIILSKLAIPKGTVLSAIAKFQGTRLQLLIQSIEFKGNIIPVELTAYDLDGQPGLAVTYSPERSALTEMAANMGNTGGTSISLSSTAGQQITSDLSKSVVQGISGYFSKKVRMPKITLKAGYQVFLVSKK, encoded by the coding sequence ATGAAAGACAATGAAAAAGATAAAACAACGGTAAGGCTTACCGAGGTGAGCCAGAAAGGAAACGCAGATACAGAAGTAGTCCAAGGCAACAACATACAAAAGCTGAAGAAACCTCTCATTTTTATATTGATGGGCATTGTCTTTCTCGGATGTATGTATCTGATCTTCATGCCTTCTTCGGATGGCAAAGAGTTGGAGCAAGCCGGACTCAATGAAGCTGTTCCACAGGCTACAGAAACAGGAATGCAGGCTGATAAAAGTAAAGCCTATGAATCTGAGCTGTTAGACCAAAAGGAACTTGAAAAAAAGCAGTCACTGAATGCCCTGTCAGAATATTGGAATGCGGACAGTGCTGCTTCGTCATCAGAGATGATCAATTCGGGAACTCATAAAGGAAGCTCTGCTTCTCAGCATGAAGCTCTCAATAGTTACAGGGGTATTCAAAGTACACTAGGTAATTTTTATGAGGACAAAGGGCCAACTACCCAGCTTCAAAGTGAAGTAAGAGCTTTAAAAGCACAATTGGCTCAAAAAGAAGAAGCACCGTCGAATCCGGTAGAAAATCAACTGGCACTTATGGAAAAATCGTATCAAATGGCTGCTAAATATTTTCCGACAACGGGAAATGTTCCTAAAATAGATGGTGCGCTCGAAAAAGGGACGGATAAAATTGATACGGCTAAACCAATGAGACAAAAGGTTTCGCTTGCTGCTTTATATCCGGCAAAAAGAAATATCGTATCGGCTTTGTATCGGGAACCTACAGACAGTGCATGGCTTGCTGAATTAAGCGAGGTAAAAAACAGAAACTTTTATACTGCCGGAACCGTAGCGCAGGCTCCGGTGGCAGTTAACAGTATTCGAGCATGTGTCCATGAAGCCCAAACCATCACTGCTGACCAGGCAGTCCGGATAAGATTATTGGATGCCATTATATTGTCAAAGTTGGCGATTCCCAAAGGAACGGTATTGTCGGCCATTGCCAAATTTCAGGGAACAAGGCTTCAGCTTTTAATTCAATCCATAGAATTTAAAGGCAACATCATTCCTGTAGAACTCACAGCCTACGATCTGGACGGACAACCGGGACTGGCAGTTACGTATTCTCCTGAGCGAAGCGCCCTTACTGAAATGGCCGCCAACATGGGAAACACAGGCGGAACCAGCATTTCATTAAGTTCTACAGCAGGACAGCAGATTACCTCTGACCTTAGCAAAAGTGTCGTACAGGGGATCTCCGGATACTTCTCAAAAAAGGTAAGAATGCCAAAAATCACCCTTAAAGCAGGGTATCAGGTATTCCTTGTTTCCAAAAAATAA
- the traK gene encoding conjugative transposon protein TraK, translating to MEFKTLRNIENSFRQIRLYALIFAVLCIAVVGYAIWHSYRFAEAQRQKIYVLDNGKSLMLALSQDAAINRPVEAREHVRRFHELFFTLAPDKNAIESNMKRAFNMADKSAFNYYKDLSEKGYYNRIISGNIQQRIEVDSVQCDFDTYPYAVKTFARQYIIRSSNLTERSLVTSCYLLNSVRSDTNPQGFNIEKFSVIENKDLRVTER from the coding sequence ATGGAATTTAAAACCCTCAGAAATATAGAGAACAGTTTCAGGCAGATCAGGTTGTATGCCTTAATATTTGCCGTACTGTGTATTGCAGTGGTGGGTTATGCCATCTGGCACTCCTACCGCTTCGCAGAAGCGCAAAGACAAAAGATCTACGTGCTTGATAATGGTAAATCACTCATGTTGGCACTCTCTCAGGATGCTGCCATCAACAGACCGGTTGAAGCCCGGGAACATGTCCGCCGTTTTCATGAATTGTTTTTTACCCTGGCGCCTGATAAAAATGCGATTGAAAGCAATATGAAAAGAGCATTCAATATGGCTGATAAGAGTGCCTTCAATTATTACAAAGACCTGTCAGAAAAAGGGTATTACAACCGGATCATTTCCGGTAATATTCAGCAGCGCATTGAGGTAGACAGTGTACAGTGCGACTTTGATACCTATCCGTACGCCGTTAAAACATTTGCCAGACAATACATCATCCGTTCCAGTAATCTCACCGAACGGAGCCTGGTCACTTCGTGCTATCTCCTGAATTCCGTCCGTTCAGACACGAACCCGCAAGGATTTAACATTGAAAAATTCAGTGTAATCGAGAATAAGGACTTGAGAGTCACAGAACGCTAA
- the traJ gene encoding conjugative transposon protein TraJ yields the protein MDFENLHEILRSLYDEMLPLSATMAAVAKGIAGLGALFYVALKVWQALSRAEPIDVFPLLRPFALGICIMFFPTIVLGTINGVLSPVVTGTHGMLENQVLDLNKLQAQKDQLEREAMLRNPEQAYLISDEEFDKKLEELGWSPSDLGTMAGMYMERQSYELEQTIKNWFRDLLEILFQAAALVIDTIRTFFLIVLSILGPIAFAISVWDGFQSTLNQWISRYVSVYLWLPVADIFSAMLAKLQSLMLEKDIQSLSDPNFIPDGSSTIYTIFMIIGIVGYFTVPTVTSWVIQAGGAGNFMRNVTQTAQKAGNVAGAGAGAAAGNVGGQLLK from the coding sequence ATGGACTTTGAAAATCTTCATGAAATTCTGCGCTCGTTATATGACGAGATGCTTCCACTGTCCGCCACCATGGCGGCAGTGGCCAAAGGCATTGCCGGTCTTGGTGCCCTGTTCTATGTTGCCCTCAAGGTTTGGCAGGCCCTGAGCCGGGCTGAACCTATTGACGTATTTCCTCTTTTGCGACCATTTGCCCTTGGGATCTGTATCATGTTTTTTCCAACGATTGTATTGGGAACCATCAATGGGGTGCTGAGCCCTGTAGTTACCGGAACCCACGGTATGCTTGAAAATCAGGTATTGGATCTTAATAAACTACAAGCCCAAAAAGACCAGTTGGAACGGGAAGCCATGCTGCGAAATCCTGAGCAGGCTTATTTGATCTCCGATGAAGAGTTTGATAAAAAGCTCGAAGAACTGGGCTGGTCGCCTTCAGACCTGGGTACTATGGCGGGCATGTATATGGAAAGACAGAGCTACGAATTAGAGCAGACCATAAAAAACTGGTTCAGAGATTTGCTCGAAATTCTCTTTCAGGCAGCAGCACTAGTCATTGATACCATCCGAACCTTCTTTCTGATTGTGCTGTCTATACTTGGCCCCATTGCCTTCGCCATATCGGTTTGGGATGGTTTCCAGTCCACGTTAAACCAATGGATATCAAGATATGTCAGTGTGTATTTATGGCTTCCAGTCGCTGATATTTTTAGTGCTATGCTTGCGAAGCTGCAATCTTTGATGCTTGAAAAAGATATCCAAAGTCTTTCTGATCCCAATTTCATTCCTGACGGTTCAAGTACGATCTACACCATATTTATGATCATCGGTATTGTGGGTTACTTCACGGTACCAACAGTAACAAGCTGGGTGATTCAGGCGGGAGGCGCTGGTAATTTCATGCGTAATGTAACCCAGACGGCACAAAAAGCAGGTAATGTTGCTGGCGCAGGGGCCGGAGCTGCAGCGGGTAATGTCGGAGGCCAACTTCTTAAATAA
- a CDS encoding DUF4141 domain-containing protein: MKKFMVLVSTVLLLGFSLAKAQFVVTDPTNLASGILNSANEIVQTSNTVSNVVKNFNEVKKVYEQGKEYYDKLKAVNNLVKDARKVQQTVLMVGNISEMYVESFGKMMNDPNFSPQELTAIAFGYSKLLNESGGLLSDLKQIVNSSSLSMNDKERMEIIDRVYKEVSEYHKLVRYYTNKNISVSYLRAKKKNDGQRVLQLYGTANQKYW; encoded by the coding sequence ATGAAAAAATTCATGGTATTGGTGAGTACAGTCCTTTTATTGGGCTTCTCACTGGCAAAAGCACAATTTGTGGTTACTGACCCGACCAATCTGGCATCAGGTATTCTGAACTCTGCCAATGAAATTGTACAGACTTCTAATACAGTTTCTAATGTGGTCAAAAATTTTAATGAAGTAAAAAAAGTCTATGAGCAGGGCAAAGAGTATTATGACAAGCTTAAGGCGGTCAATAATCTGGTCAAGGATGCCCGTAAGGTGCAGCAAACGGTCCTGATGGTAGGTAACATTTCGGAAATGTATGTGGAGAGCTTTGGTAAAATGATGAACGATCCCAATTTCTCACCACAGGAATTAACAGCGATTGCCTTCGGGTATTCTAAACTGTTAAACGAAAGCGGTGGTCTACTGAGTGATCTCAAGCAGATCGTCAACTCTTCATCACTTTCCATGAATGATAAGGAGCGTATGGAAATTATTGACAGGGTATACAAAGAGGTAAGTGAGTACCACAAACTGGTACGCTACTATACGAACAAAAATATTTCTGTCAGCTATCTGAGAGCGAAAAAGAAAAATGACGGACAGCGTGTACTGCAATTATATGGTACTGCTAATCAAAAATATTGGTAG
- a CDS encoding TraG family conjugative transposon ATPase — protein MRNISKTSTLESKFPLLAVEDHCIISKEADITACFQVHLPELFTVAAPEYEAIHSAWHKAVKTLPDYTVIHKQDWYIRENYSPDITKEGLSFLAKSYQQHFNERPFLNHYCYVFITKTSKERMRTQSNFSSLCKGVLVPKEIRDKETVSRFMESVSQFERIVNDSGLVKLARLSEEDIVGTEDKQGLLEQYFTLSRQAGTAMQDIAMGAEEMRIGNNRMCLHTLSDTDDLPGTVSTDLRYEKLSTDRSDCRLSFAAPVGLLLNCNHIYNQYLFLDNSEDNLRKFEKSARNMHSLGRYSRSNQINKEWIERYLNEAHSYGLSSIRAHFNVMAWSDDPVELKLLKNDTGSALALMECKPRHNTTDVATLYWAGIPGNAGDFPSEESFYTFIEPALCFFTEETNYQDSLSPFGIKMADRLTGKPIHLDISDLPMKKGIITNRNKFILGPSGSGKSFFTNHMVRQYYEQGAHVLLVDTGNSYQGLCELIKGKTKGEDGVYFTYTEDNPIAFNPFYTDDGVFDIEKRESIKTLVLTLWKRDDEPPTRAEEVALSNAVSGYIEKIKKENEHPSFNGFYEYVKGDYRKILEAKQVREKDFDIANFLNVLEPYYKGGEYDYLLNSDKQLDLLTKRFIVFEIDAIKDHKILFPIVTIIIMEVFINKMRRLKGIRKLILIEEAWKAIAKEGMAEYLKYLFKTVRKFFGEAIVVTQEVDDIIHSPIVRESIINNSDCKILLDQRKYMNKFDDIQAMLGLTDKEKAQVLSINMNNDPSRFYKEVWIGLGGTHSAVYATEVSAQEYLAYTTEETEKLEVMQLAQELGGNVELAIKRIAADKKENQ, from the coding sequence ATGAGAAACATAAGCAAGACCAGTACGCTTGAAAGTAAGTTTCCACTTCTGGCAGTAGAAGATCATTGTATCATTTCGAAAGAGGCTGATATTACCGCCTGCTTCCAGGTGCATTTACCTGAGCTTTTCACGGTTGCTGCACCTGAATACGAGGCCATTCATTCAGCATGGCACAAGGCGGTAAAAACTTTGCCTGATTATACGGTGATCCACAAACAGGATTGGTATATCAGGGAAAACTATTCTCCTGATATCACAAAGGAAGGGCTTAGTTTTTTGGCAAAATCCTATCAGCAGCATTTCAATGAGCGCCCCTTCCTGAACCATTACTGCTATGTGTTTATCACCAAGACCTCGAAAGAAAGAATGCGGACGCAGAGTAATTTTTCATCCCTCTGCAAGGGCGTACTCGTACCCAAGGAGATCAGGGATAAGGAAACGGTTTCGAGGTTTATGGAATCTGTAAGCCAGTTTGAAAGGATCGTGAACGATTCGGGACTGGTGAAACTGGCACGTTTGAGTGAAGAGGACATTGTCGGAACGGAGGATAAACAAGGATTACTGGAACAGTATTTTACTTTATCAAGACAGGCGGGAACTGCAATGCAGGATATCGCTATGGGTGCCGAAGAAATGCGTATTGGGAATAACAGAATGTGTCTGCATACGCTCTCAGATACCGATGATCTTCCGGGAACGGTATCTACCGATCTCCGATATGAAAAATTATCGACGGATCGCAGTGACTGCCGTTTATCCTTCGCCGCTCCGGTGGGACTACTGTTAAACTGCAATCACATCTATAACCAGTATTTATTCCTGGATAACAGTGAAGACAACTTAAGAAAATTTGAAAAGTCTGCCAGGAATATGCATTCACTGGGAAGATACAGCCGAAGCAACCAGATCAATAAAGAGTGGATCGAACGGTATTTAAATGAGGCCCATTCTTATGGACTTTCTTCTATCCGTGCACACTTCAATGTGATGGCCTGGTCTGATGATCCTGTGGAACTGAAACTGCTGAAAAATGATACGGGCAGCGCATTGGCACTGATGGAATGCAAGCCAAGACATAATACGACGGATGTTGCGACTTTGTATTGGGCAGGAATACCTGGCAATGCAGGCGATTTTCCGAGTGAAGAAAGTTTCTACACGTTCATTGAACCTGCATTATGCTTCTTCACGGAAGAGACCAATTATCAAGATTCCCTTTCGCCATTTGGAATTAAGATGGCAGACCGCCTGACCGGAAAACCCATCCACCTTGACATTTCAGATCTCCCTATGAAGAAGGGAATCATTACCAACCGGAACAAATTTATCTTAGGCCCTTCGGGTAGTGGCAAGTCCTTTTTCACCAATCACATGGTGAGGCAGTATTATGAACAGGGTGCCCATGTATTATTGGTTGATACCGGAAACTCCTATCAGGGATTGTGTGAGCTGATCAAAGGAAAAACCAAAGGCGAAGATGGGGTATACTTTACCTATACAGAAGATAATCCCATTGCTTTTAATCCCTTTTATACCGATGACGGAGTTTTCGACATTGAAAAAAGGGAAAGTATAAAAACCTTGGTACTCACGCTGTGGAAACGCGACGATGAACCCCCAACCAGGGCCGAGGAAGTAGCCCTTTCTAATGCTGTAAGCGGTTACATAGAAAAGATCAAAAAGGAAAATGAACATCCATCATTTAACGGATTCTATGAATATGTAAAGGGAGATTACCGAAAGATTCTGGAGGCGAAACAGGTGCGGGAAAAAGATTTTGACATCGCCAATTTTCTTAACGTCTTGGAACCTTACTATAAAGGCGGTGAATACGATTATCTGCTCAATTCTGACAAACAGCTGGATCTATTGACTAAGCGCTTTATTGTTTTCGAAATTGATGCCATAAAGGATCACAAAATCCTTTTCCCCATCGTCACCATCATTATTATGGAGGTCTTTATCAACAAGATGCGAAGGCTTAAAGGCATCAGAAAGCTCATTTTAATTGAAGAAGCCTGGAAGGCAATTGCCAAAGAAGGCATGGCGGAATATTTAAAATATTTGTTTAAAACCGTCAGAAAATTCTTTGGCGAGGCTATCGTCGTAACCCAGGAAGTAGATGATATCATCCACTCACCCATTGTAAGAGAAAGTATCATTAACAATTCTGATTGTAAGATCCTGCTTGATCAGCGCAAGTACATGAACAAGTTCGATGATATCCAGGCGATGCTTGGGCTGACCGATAAAGAAAAAGCACAGGTTCTATCCATCAATATGAATAACGACCCTTCGCGCTTTTATAAGGAAGTATGGATCGGTCTGGGTGGAACCCATTCCGCAGTATATGCTACAGAGGTGTCCGCACAAGAGTATTTGGCATACACCACTGAAGAAACCGAGAAACTCGAAGTGATGCAGCTCGCCCAAGAGCTTGGCGGTAATGTCGAGCTGGCAATCAAAAGGATCGCTGCCGACAAAAAAGAAAACCAATAA
- a CDS encoding DUF4133 domain-containing protein, whose protein sequence is MNTYNINKGIGRSVEFKGLKAQYLFIFAGGLLAILILVMILYMAGVNSYVCLFIGAGGASLLIWQTFSLNRKYGEHGLMKVGAVKSHPRYIICRKPIHRYLKSTPKMPAL, encoded by the coding sequence ATGAATACTTACAACATTAACAAAGGCATTGGGCGCAGTGTAGAATTTAAGGGTCTTAAAGCGCAGTACCTGTTCATTTTTGCAGGTGGGCTGTTAGCGATCCTTATTCTCGTGATGATTCTTTACATGGCAGGGGTTAATTCCTACGTCTGCCTGTTTATTGGTGCCGGTGGGGCTTCACTCCTAATCTGGCAAACCTTTTCGCTGAATAGAAAATATGGTGAGCATGGGCTTATGAAAGTCGGCGCTGTAAAAAGCCATCCCAGATACATTATCTGCCGTAAGCCCATCCACCGTTATCTGAAATCGACTCCTAAAATGCCAGCCTTATGA
- a CDS encoding DUF4134 domain-containing protein codes for MEKQRKKLMLAGLILLSVSGVFAQGNGSAGINEATQMVTSYFDPATKLIYAIGAVVGLIGGVKVYNKFSSGDPDTSKTAASWFGACIFLIVAATILRSFFL; via the coding sequence ATGGAGAAACAAAGAAAAAAGCTGATGCTGGCGGGTTTGATTTTACTGTCAGTTTCGGGAGTTTTTGCGCAAGGTAATGGTTCGGCAGGAATCAACGAAGCGACACAGATGGTAACCTCTTATTTTGATCCTGCCACTAAACTGATCTATGCGATTGGTGCGGTAGTGGGACTGATCGGCGGGGTAAAAGTGTATAATAAATTTAGCAGTGGAGATCCGGATACAAGCAAAACAGCTGCGAGCTGGTTTGGTGCCTGTATATTTCTAATCGTGGCAGCTACCATCCTGCGTTCATTCTTCTTGTAA
- a CDS encoding DUF6922 domain-containing protein: MHPKFFWDFRFDEIKWEAYKMVIARIVKRGGQEEIDEIIRFYVHEKVIRTIRDEIHFLPSNAIDRALKFFPQLKK, encoded by the coding sequence CTGCATCCCAAATTCTTTTGGGATTTCAGATTTGATGAGATCAAATGGGAAGCATATAAAATGGTAATCGCGCGTATCGTAAAGCGCGGAGGGCAGGAAGAAATTGACGAAATCATTCGTTTTTATGTTCATGAAAAAGTGATCAGGACGATCCGTGACGAAATTCACTTTCTCCCCAGTAATGCTATTGATCGCGCATTAAAATTCTTTCCTCAGCTCAAAAAGTAA
- a CDS encoding conjugal transfer protein TraD, whose protein sequence is METLIVICLLVVIFLLLEDKFVIKKRPVKKESQRKTEINLPEIMGLPRPATRLSAPKNAPESQSKEPETKSNNLAIEIKEEDFDIEIPQEETEEVFAHMPDFEDEEKEWGKYRVSDGEDGFATGVTFEELSTVGMLLSQEMPEPSLEKQAVDIVRKIQGTELFSLLENSMEGASRKIAELLDRSLSTETDVGSSILRKGNLDRFDIGDFV, encoded by the coding sequence ATGGAAACACTCATTGTAATATGCCTGCTCGTGGTTATCTTTTTACTGCTGGAGGATAAATTTGTGATCAAAAAAAGACCGGTTAAGAAAGAAAGCCAAAGGAAAACCGAGATCAATTTACCGGAAATAATGGGTTTGCCCAGGCCCGCAACGAGACTTTCAGCGCCAAAGAATGCCCCTGAAAGCCAAAGTAAGGAACCAGAGACTAAATCAAATAATTTAGCCATTGAAATCAAAGAAGAAGATTTCGATATAGAAATTCCGCAGGAAGAAACGGAAGAAGTTTTTGCTCACATGCCTGATTTTGAAGATGAGGAAAAAGAGTGGGGCAAGTATAGGGTTTCTGATGGTGAAGACGGTTTCGCCACAGGGGTCACCTTTGAAGAACTAAGTACCGTGGGGATGTTGCTGAGCCAAGAAATGCCCGAGCCATCTTTAGAGAAACAAGCGGTAGACATTGTTCGTAAAATACAGGGAACCGAACTCTTCAGCCTATTGGAAAACTCTATGGAAGGAGCTTCGAGAAAAATAGCAGAGCTATTGGACCGAAGCCTTTCCACCGAAACAGATGTCGGTTCTTCCATTTTGCGGAAAGGAAATCTGGATAGATTTGATATTGGGGATTTTGTCTAA
- a CDS encoding DUF3408 domain-containing protein encodes MESDDIKKSFEKPVVDEALIMEIMSGKQPAPTNQIPRQDIETKESKPREKRKENIQKKISYEEVFLTNRYPSGRNGKVVYIRPEYHERLLRIVQLTREEKTTLYSYIDNILEHHFQEFGVDITDFFNERNKPIL; translated from the coding sequence ATGGAATCGGATGATATTAAAAAGAGTTTTGAAAAGCCGGTTGTTGATGAGGCTTTAATAATGGAGATCATGAGTGGTAAGCAGCCTGCTCCCACAAATCAAATTCCGAGACAGGACATTGAAACTAAAGAAAGTAAACCCCGGGAGAAAAGGAAAGAAAACATTCAAAAGAAAATCAGCTATGAAGAGGTATTTCTTACCAACCGTTACCCATCGGGGCGCAATGGTAAAGTAGTATACATACGACCTGAATATCACGAGCGGCTTCTTCGCATTGTTCAATTAACCAGGGAAGAAAAGACGACACTTTATTCCTATATCGATAATATTTTAGAACATCATTTCCAGGAATTCGGAGTCGATATTACCGACTTTTTCAATGAAAGAAATAAGCCTATCCTATGA
- the mobA gene encoding conjugal transfer protein MobA: MDQDNKRKQNKGGRNPKNNPSIHRHVFRLTDEENARLMSLLEASGMTNKAKFIISVLFGKEIKTVKIDKGAVDYYMRLTTFYSQFRAVGVNYNQVVKILYRNFSEKKAAAYLYKLEKKTIEMAKLIQEMMHLTKEFEEKYVKNKG; this comes from the coding sequence ATGGATCAGGATAACAAAAGAAAACAGAATAAAGGCGGGAGGAATCCTAAGAACAATCCAAGCATTCACCGCCATGTTTTTCGTCTAACGGATGAAGAAAATGCCAGATTAATGTCGCTTCTAGAAGCATCCGGAATGACCAATAAAGCGAAATTTATTATCTCAGTATTGTTCGGGAAGGAAATTAAAACCGTAAAAATTGATAAAGGGGCAGTAGATTATTACATGAGGCTCACCACTTTTTATAGTCAGTTTCGTGCCGTTGGAGTCAATTATAACCAGGTTGTAAAGATTTTATATCGTAATTTTTCCGAAAAGAAAGCTGCTGCTTATCTCTATAAACTGGAAAAGAAAACGATTGAAATGGCAAAATTGATTCAGGAAATGATGCATTTGACCAAGGAATTTGAAGAAAAATATGTAAAAAATAAAGGCTAA
- the mobB gene encoding conjugal transfer protein MobB, whose amino-acid sequence MIANIGRGENLFGALAYNQLKVDKEKGQIIYTHKIIETLSGQYTTAQLARSFEPYLVANNQTEKPILHISLNPNPKEQVSDEKFQAIAQDYMEQMGYGNQPFVVFKHNDIDRTHIHIVSVCVDEEGRKISDSFEKRRSVNISRALELKYGLLPTNEKEHSQNEKIFRPVDYKKGDLKSQVASVVRYLPKHYRFQSIGEYNALLSLFNITAEEVNGELKGVPKQGLVYFALNENGEKASNPFRASLFGKNAGYKMLQDNIAISRELLKKDPAKATLKNTVQIAIHIATTEKSFKQQLLEQGINTVIRRNSEGRVYGITFIDHNSKTVWNGSRFGKEFSANIFNEWWNNNEKPEIKNTEEKKTPLKSYHSPEDHQHSEKPHHIFDFLNEKQSLFPSDETGITEAFGGLLPEALSDDFEEINFENQMKRRKNRKRGNQK is encoded by the coding sequence ATGATTGCAAATATTGGAAGAGGAGAGAATTTATTTGGAGCACTTGCCTATAATCAGCTAAAAGTGGACAAAGAAAAAGGTCAGATTATATATACCCATAAGATCATTGAAACTTTGAGTGGACAATATACTACGGCACAATTAGCCCGCTCTTTTGAACCTTACTTGGTAGCAAATAACCAAACAGAAAAGCCAATTCTCCATATTTCACTGAATCCAAATCCGAAAGAACAGGTCAGCGATGAAAAATTTCAGGCTATTGCACAGGACTATATGGAGCAAATGGGTTACGGGAATCAGCCATTTGTCGTATTTAAACATAATGATATTGACCGCACTCATATTCATATTGTGTCGGTATGTGTAGACGAAGAAGGCAGAAAAATATCAGACTCTTTTGAGAAAAGAAGGTCAGTGAATATTTCCAGAGCATTAGAACTAAAGTATGGGTTACTACCGACAAACGAAAAAGAGCATTCACAAAACGAAAAAATATTCCGTCCGGTGGATTATAAAAAAGGTGACCTCAAAAGCCAAGTTGCCTCTGTGGTCCGATATCTTCCAAAACATTACAGGTTTCAAAGCATTGGTGAATATAATGCCCTGTTATCGCTATTTAATATTACGGCTGAAGAAGTTAATGGTGAATTGAAGGGAGTCCCAAAACAAGGTCTGGTTTACTTTGCTTTGAACGAAAACGGAGAAAAGGCCAGCAATCCCTTTAGAGCATCCCTGTTTGGTAAAAATGCAGGATACAAAATGCTTCAAGATAATATTGCTATTTCCAGAGAACTGTTAAAAAAAGACCCGGCAAAGGCTACACTGAAAAATACCGTACAGATTGCCATACACATAGCCACTACCGAGAAAAGTTTCAAGCAGCAATTACTCGAACAGGGTATTAATACCGTAATACGAAGGAATTCGGAAGGACGTGTTTATGGGATCACTTTTATTGATCACAACTCTAAAACGGTTTGGAACGGTTCACGTTTTGGTAAAGAATTTTCAGCCAACATATTTAATGAATGGTGGAACAATAATGAAAAACCTGAAATCAAAAATACCGAAGAGAAAAAAACACCTTTGAAATCATACCACTCCCCCGAGGATCATCAGCACAGTGAAAAACCGCATCATATTTTCGATTTTCTTAACGAAAAGCAGTCTTTATTTCCATCGGATGAAACTGGTATAACAGAAGCATTTGGAGGATTATTGCCGGAAGCCCTTAGTGATGATTTTGAAGAAATAAACTTTGAGAATCAAATGAAGAGAAGGAAAAACCGAAAACGTGGAAATCAAAAATAG